In Haloarchaeobius salinus, the sequence TGGCGAACCGGTCGCTCGTCAGCCCGACGAGTACGCCCTCGGCACCGACCTCCAGGGCGGTCTCGAGGAGGGAGCGATGGCCGTCGTGCAGCGGTCCGAACGTCCCCGCGACGGCGACTCGCATGGGACGCCGTTCGCGGGCCAGGGGCTTAGTCCACGGGGGCGATTTATCCCGGTCGGCTCCCTACGGGAGGGCGTGTGCACGCTCACCCTCGCCTGGCGCGTCTTCGACGAGCCCGTCGTGGTCGCCGCGAACCGCGACGAACTGCTGGAGCGCCCCGCCGTCGGCCCCGCCGTCGTGGAGACCGACCCGATGGTCGTCGCCCCGCGCGACGAGGAGGCCGGCGGCACCTGGATCGGCTACAACGAACACGGCCTGTTCGTCGGTCTGACGAACCGCTGGCTCGAGGGCGACCTCGCGGGCGATCGCTCTCGCGGCCTCCTCGTCCGCGACGCGTTGCGACAGGAGAGCGCGGCCGCCGCCGCCGAACTGGTCGAGGCCGCGGTCGCCGAGCACGAGTACCAGGGGTTCCACCTCGTCGTCGCGGACGCCGACGACGCGCGCCTTCTCTCGTGGGACGGCGAGCTCACCGTCGCCGAGTTCGACCCGGGCGTCCACGTCGTCGTCAACGTCGGCGCGGACGACCGCTTCGACATCCCCGACCGTCGGCGCGAGCCCGGCGAGCGACAGGCGGAGGCGGTCGGTCGAATCCGCGACGAGCTCGAACCGCGTGACGGCGAGACCGTCC encodes:
- a CDS encoding NRDE family protein; the encoded protein is MCTLTLAWRVFDEPVVVAANRDELLERPAVGPAVVETDPMVVAPRDEEAGGTWIGYNEHGLFVGLTNRWLEGDLAGDRSRGLLVRDALRQESAAAAAELVEAAVAEHEYQGFHLVVADADDARLLSWDGELTVAEFDPGVHVVVNVGADDRFDIPDRRREPGERQAEAVGRIRDELEPRDGETVREWRDRAAAVLGDHEFGVCVHDPEGRFGTRSSSLIVLGDEPEYQFADGPPCETSHEPVVLEGQV